From one Anabas testudineus chromosome 18, fAnaTes1.2, whole genome shotgun sequence genomic stretch:
- the LOC117153054 gene encoding protein NLRC3-like: MVQMYSDKVLQVAKLCLQKMKCNKDTVDISDVKSKLKSKLKKKFQCVFEGIAKAGNPTLLNQIYTELYITEGGTGEVNDEHEIRQIETASRKPDRPETTIRQEDIFKGSLGREEPIRTVMTKGVAGIGKTVLTQKFTLDWAEDKANQDIQFTFPLTFRELNVMKEKKFSLLELVHHFFTETKEAGICRFEEFQVVFIFDGLDECRLPLDFHNNQILTDVTESTSVDVLLTNLIRGNLLPSALLWITTRPAAANQIPPECVDMVIEVRGFTDPQKEEYFRKRFRDEEQARRIISHIKTSRSLHIMCHIPVFCWITATVLEDVLKTREGGELPKTLTEMYIHFLVIQSKRKNVKYDGGSETDPHWNKKSREMIESLGKLAFEQLQKGNLIFYESDLTECGIDIRAASVYSGVFTQIFKEDRGLYQDKVFCFVHLSVQEFLAALHVHLTFINSGVNLLSEQKSTSLRSKLFRTELKLLHQSAVDKAVQSPNGHLDLFLRFLLGLSLKTNQTLLRGLQTKTGNNSKINPETTEYIKEKIQETPSAEKSINLFHCLNELNDCSLVEEIQQYLDSGSQSTYKLSPAQWSAMLFMLVSSGKDLDVFDPIKYSSNFSEEDLLFVLGVVKVSKKVV; this comes from the coding sequence ATACTGTTGATATTTCGGATGTAAAGTCTAAACTTAAATCtaagctgaagaagaagttccagtgtgtgtttgaggggattgctaaagcaggaaacccaacccttctgaaccagatctacacagagctctacatcacagagggagggactggagaggtcaatgatgaacatgagatcagacagattgaaacagcatccaggaaaccagacagaccagaaacaaccatcagacaagaagacatctttaaaggctcacttggaagagaggaaccaatcagaacagtgatgacaaagggagtggctggcattgggaaaactgtcttaacacagaagttcactctggactgggctgaagacaaagccaaccaggacatacagttcacatttccattgactttcagagagctgaatgtgatgaaagagaaaaagttcagcttgctggaacttgttcatcacttctttactgaaaccaaagaagcaggaatctgcaggtttgaagagttccaggttgtgttcatctttgacggtctggatgagtgtcgacttcctctggacttccacaacaatcagatcctgactgatgtgacagagtccacctcagtggatgtgctgctgacaaacctgatcagggggaacctgctcccctctgctctcctctggataaccacacgacctgcagcagccaatcagatccctcctgagtgtgttgacatggtgatagaggtcagagggttcaccgacccacagaaggaggagtacttcaggaagaggttcagagatgaggagcaggccagaagaatcatctcccacatcaagacatcacgaagcctccacatcatgtgtcacatcccagtcttctgctggatcactgctacagttctggaggatgtgttgaaaaccagagagggaggagagctgcccaagaccctgactgagatgtacatccacttcctaGTGATTCAGTCCAAACGGAAGAACGTGAAGTATGATGGAGGATCTGAGACAGATCCACATTGGAacaaaaagagcagagagatgattgagtctctgggaaaactggcttttgagcagctgcagaaaggaaacctgatcttctatgaatcagacctgacagagtgtggcatcgatatcagagcagcctcagtgtactcaggagtgttcacacagatctttaaagaggacagaggactgtaccaggacaaggtgttctgcttcgttcatctgagtgttcaggagtttctggctgctcttcatgtccatctgaccttcatcaactctggagtcaatctgctgtctgaacaaAAATCAACTTCTCTGAGGTCCAAACTGTTTAGAACtgaactaaaacttctccaccagagtgctgtggacaaggccgtacagagtccaaatgggCATCTGGACCTGTTTCTCCGCTTTCTACTGGGTCTTTCACTgaagaccaatcagactctcctacgaggtctgcagacaaagacaggaaataacTCCAAGATTAATCCAGAAACAACTGAGTACATCAAGGAGAAGATTcaagagactccctcagcagaaaaaagcatcaacctgttccactgtctgaatgaactgaatgattgttctctagtggaggagatccaacagtacctggactcaggaagtcaGTCCACATataaactctctcctgctcagtggtcagctatgctcttcatgttggtgtcatcaggaaaagatctggacgtgtttgatccAATTAAATACTCTTCAAACTTTTCAGAggaggatcttctgtttgtgctgggagtcgtcaaagtctccaagaaagttgtgtaa